The following are encoded together in the Buteo buteo chromosome 2, bButBut1.hap1.1, whole genome shotgun sequence genome:
- the CLEC3B gene encoding tetranectin — MALRGACLLLCLLALAHISSQQNGKVRPKPVASKKDGVSLKMIEDLKAMIDNISQEVALLKEKQALQTVCLKGTKIHLKCFLAFSETKTYHEASENCISQGGTLSTPQSGEENDALYDYMRKSIGSEVEIWLGLNDMAAEGKWVDMTGGPVRYKNWETEITTQPDGGKLENCAALSGAAIGKWFDKRCKDQLPYVCQFMIV; from the exons ATGGCGCTCCGGGGagcctgcctgctcctctgcctcctcgCCCTCGCCCACATCTCCAGCCAGCAAAATGGCAAGGTCCGGCCAAAACCGGTGGCTTCCAAGAAAG ATGGTGTGAGCCTTAAAATGATTGAAGACCTGAAGGCCATGATTGACAACATCTCTCAGGAAGTTGCTCTactgaaggaaaagcaagcaCTCCAGACAG TTTGCCTGAAAGGCACCAAAATTCACCTAAAATGCTTTCTTGCATTTTCGGAGACCAAGACGTACCATGAGGCCAGCGAAAACTGCATCTCACAGGGCGGCACGCTCAGCACCCCCCAGAGTGGGGAAGAGAATGATGCTCTCTACGACTACATGCGCAAAAGCATCGGCTCGGAGGTGGAGATCTGGCTGGGCCTCAACGACATGGCGGCGGAGGGCAAGTGGGTTGACATGACGGGCGGCCCTGTCCGCTACAAGAACTGGGAGACTGAAATCACCACCCAGCCCGATGGCGGCAAGCTGGAAAACTGCGCAGCTTTGTCAGGGGCTGCCATCGGCAAGTGGTTTGACAAGAGGTGCAAAGACCAGCTGCCCTACGTCTGCCAGTTCATGATCGTGTAG